In Trichocoleus desertorum NBK24, the following are encoded in one genomic region:
- a CDS encoding DUF2232 domain-containing protein — translation MSDSSEDRPSERPPERLPGSPPERLPKPSADSTPSTEAGRAAHSLDPQTPLALAEPHVQSGAPLAMVETAFLASTASLIWLVNYYFPMGPLLRIFFPVPIALVYLRWGHRAAWMSALVSGLLLSVLMGPTRSILFLVPFGLLGVQLGALWRRRANWFISISIGTIIGTFGFFFRIWLVSLLLGDDLWAYITTQITELVEWGFVKLGLLIQPELALVQAIAAVMIVINNIVYLFIVHLAAWLLLERLGNPIPAPPKWVQVILDYEVD, via the coding sequence ATGAGTGATTCTTCCGAAGACCGCCCTTCCGAGAGACCGCCAGAAAGGCTACCAGGAAGTCCACCAGAGAGGTTGCCCAAGCCTTCAGCGGATTCTACCCCCTCTACAGAGGCTGGGCGAGCTGCCCATTCTCTTGATCCCCAAACTCCATTGGCTCTAGCTGAACCTCATGTCCAGTCTGGGGCTCCCTTAGCAATGGTGGAGACGGCATTTTTGGCTAGTACCGCTAGCTTAATCTGGCTGGTCAACTACTATTTCCCGATGGGACCCTTGTTGCGGATTTTTTTTCCGGTTCCGATCGCTCTGGTCTACTTGCGCTGGGGCCATCGGGCAGCCTGGATGTCAGCTTTGGTCTCAGGATTGCTGCTATCAGTGCTGATGGGGCCAACCCGTAGCATTCTATTTCTTGTTCCCTTTGGGCTGTTGGGAGTTCAATTGGGAGCTTTATGGCGTCGTCGGGCCAATTGGTTTATTTCTATCAGTATTGGCACCATTATTGGTACTTTCGGCTTCTTTTTCCGCATTTGGTTGGTGTCGCTCTTGTTGGGTGACGACTTGTGGGCTTATATCACGACTCAGATTACCGAGCTGGTGGAATGGGGCTTCGTGAAGCTAGGGTTACTGATTCAGCCTGAGTTAGCTTTGGTTCAGGCGATCGCCGCTGTCATGATTGTGATTAACAATATTGTTTACCTATTTATCGTCCATTTGGCGGCTTGGCTCTTGTTAGAGCGACTGGGCAACCCAATTCCAGCGCCTCCTAAGTGGGTACAGGTGATTCTGGATTACGAGGTTGACTAA
- a CDS encoding Crp/Fnr family transcriptional regulator — protein MEDRYSPRELHSSPALIRSAPFFEGLPEAMVDKATAHVVMRTHPSGQVILLENDWGSSVYFILDGWVKIRTYNLDGKEVTLNILGKGELFGEMAPLDEVPRSTDVITLAPTVIGNMPAQDFVQLINSEPMAGIRLAQLMARRLRQVNRRLRLRESDSTSRVADILLFLAEGQGKRSQKGVEIPNLPHRELSSLSGLARETVTRVLNKLEKKELIVRDREILCIPDMHALERLLV, from the coding sequence ATGGAAGATCGGTATAGCCCTCGTGAACTTCACTCTAGCCCTGCACTAATTCGCTCTGCTCCTTTCTTTGAAGGCTTACCAGAGGCTATGGTCGATAAGGCCACTGCACATGTGGTCATGCGTACGCACCCATCCGGTCAGGTAATTTTGTTGGAAAATGATTGGGGTAGCTCTGTCTACTTCATTTTGGATGGCTGGGTTAAGATTCGCACTTATAACCTGGATGGCAAAGAAGTAACCCTAAACATTTTGGGCAAGGGTGAGTTGTTTGGTGAAATGGCTCCTCTCGATGAAGTACCTCGCTCCACAGACGTGATTACGCTGGCTCCGACTGTGATTGGGAATATGCCAGCGCAGGACTTTGTGCAGTTAATTAATTCAGAGCCAATGGCGGGAATTCGACTCGCTCAGTTGATGGCTCGGCGACTGCGCCAGGTAAATCGGCGGTTGCGGCTGCGTGAGTCAGATAGTACCTCGCGGGTAGCTGACATCTTGTTGTTTTTGGCTGAAGGTCAGGGGAAACGCAGCCAAAAAGGAGTTGAGATTCCTAACTTACCGCACCGAGAACTTAGTAGCTTGAGCGGTCTGGCTCGCGAAACTGTCACGAGGGTTTTGAATAAGCTAGAGAAGAAAGAATTAATTGTGCGCGATCGCGAGATTCTCTGCATCCCTGACATGCATGCTCTAGAGCGGCTTTTGGTCTAG